From the Purpureocillium takamizusanense chromosome 6, complete sequence genome, one window contains:
- a CDS encoding uncharacterized protein (EggNog:ENOG503P0RA~COG:S) — MADAEEKARQEKLAAARKRVEQMKKKKNKKAADSKKDDSGATETPPPEAAEAAPDAPTEPSDSKPADAPADDAAVADDKAVVEENTDNSSPSATPSLAQQSKMRSTSFRAGSGSGSGTGTVSPAPFSPDGDTAPDIYRKHVAKIEELEKENKRLSKEATEAEKRWKKAEEELSDLREADGEAPAKASSNTELEKLKSEVASLQRQNAQLQQQVSRGSSHGHRPSMSMASPPSELQADLASKIATIESMEIEISKLKARVERQETGASSEREQVTALEEKLARAEAAAGKAQRELQDVKRNLERATEKAVREGSERSSAETKVKTLEHEAEQLRAAKDELEKKADGLDKKVATLTTLHKEQDARSQTLRKDKERADKEAEELRSKVEKLESENIKLRSRKSAEGGGGLDDEGVDELENEERLRLERKIRTLEKEVHNLRSGAWIEKRREMEATSPGFHDVDLTGGSMGASPHKKHSGGGGFGDFLTSGLNALAGGGDDEGFMEDEDADFDEDAFRKAQEEEAQKRIERIKEIKRSLKHWEGWRLDIVDMRRGGGEGVGDIFDV; from the exons ATGGCAGACGCAGAGGAAAAGGCGCGCCAGgagaagctggccgccgcccgcaagcgC GTCGAGCaaatgaagaagaagaagaacaagaaggcCGCAGACTCCAAGAAGGACGACTCGGGCGCCACCGAgacaccgccgcccgaggccgcagaggcggcgcccgaCGCGCCCACCGAGCCCAGCGACAgcaagcccgccgacgcaCCGGCTGACGATGCGGCAGTAGCtgacgacaaggccgtcgtTGAGGAAAACACGGACAATTCCTCACCTTCAGCAACACCATCTCTTGCCCAGCAGTCCAAGATGAGGTCCACCTCGTTCCGCGCGGGCTCAGGGTCGGGGTCGGGCACGGGCACCGTCTCACCCGCTCCGTTcagccccgacggcgacacggcGCCAGACATTTATCGCAAGCATGTCGCCAAGATtgaggagctcgagaagGAGAACAAACGCCTGTCAAAGGAGGCcaccgaggcggagaagcgGTGGAAGAAAGCAGAAGAGGAGCTGTCGGAcctgcgcgaggccgacggcgaggcgccagcaaaagccagcagcaacacagagctggagaagctg AAAAGCGAAGTTGCCTCACTACAGCGACAAAACGCCCAGCTTCAACAACAGGTCTCTCGCGGCTCAagccacggccaccgcccGTCGATGTCCATGGCTTCGCCCCCTTCGGAACTGCAGGCCGATCTCGCCTCTAAAATCGCCACGATTGAGTCTATGGAGATTGAGATTTCCAAACTCAAGGCCCGAGTCGAGCGTCAGGAGACGGGGGCGTCCTCCGAACGGGAGCAGGTCACCGCgctggaggagaagctcgctCGCGCCGAAGCAGCCGCTGGCAAAGCCCAGCGAGAGCTGCAGGACGTGAAGCGCAACCTTGAGCGAGCGACGGAAAAGGCTGTTCGGGAGGGCAGCGAGCGCTCCAGCGCCGAGACCAAGGTGAAGACGCTAGAGCACGAAGCCGAACAGCTGAGGGCAgccaaggacgagctggagaagaaggccgacGGCTTGGACAAGAAGGTGGCCACGCTGACCACCCTGCATAAGGAGCAAGACGCGCGGTCGCAGACATTGCGGAAAGATAAAGAGCGGGCGGAcaaggaggcggaggagctgcgaAGCAAGGTCGAGAAACTGGAGAGTGAAAACATCAAGCTTCGCAGCCGCAAGTCGGCcgaaggaggcggcggcttagacgacgaaggcgtcgacgagctggagaaTGAAGAGCGACTGCGTCTAGAGCGCAAGATCCGCACCCTCGAGAAGGAGGTGCACAATTTGCGAAGCGGCGCCTGGATCGAGAAGCGCCGCGAGATGGAGGCGACCAGCCCCGGCTTCCACGACGTGGACCTGACAGGAGGCAGCATGGGCGCGTCGCCGCACAAGAAGCactctggcggcggcggcttcggcgactTCTTGACGAGCGGGCTGaacgcgctcgccggcggaggcgacgacgagggcttcatggaggacgaagacgcgGACTTTGACGAGGACGCGTTCCGCAAGGcgcaagaggaggaggcgcagaAGCGCATCGAGAGGATCAAGGAGATTAAGCGGTCGCTCAAGCACTGGGAGGGCTGGCGGCTCGACATTGTCGACATGCGCcgcggaggcggggagggTGTTGGGGACATATTCGATGTTTAG
- the IDP2 gene encoding Isocitrate dehydrogenase (NADP(+)) (EggNog:ENOG503NVZ4~COG:C), with translation MMSRAHRMPAPSLSSTLIAGQLHARFATQRQRQSTIRHGLPGALIIGTELRTEYILHKPRQAALRVAQHPPSTTSFSNSPFWHPYSPCSSSARARPCFGYRKLNVGVSAQTVRGPEPFAHSAALRLPPHPLSQFRLGSTLGPGLSSRQTPRSLPLLHPLAATFLSRLCPTRSYTSSAIMNSAARILSSSSRQSLRRLQIRSAAPVPRFAPTFGAVQTLSASARTMATTRKIKVKNPVVELDGDEMTRVIWKDIKDKFIFPYLDIDLKYYDLGLEYRDETNDQVTLDAAEAIKKYSVGVKCATITPDEARVEEFKLKQMWLSPNGTIRNALGGTVFREPIVIPRIPRLVPGWEKPIIIGRHAFGDQYRAKDTVIKGAGKLSMVYTPEGGEPQEIEVFQFKNGGGVAQTQYNTDESITGFAHASFKLALDKGLPLYMSTKNTILKKYDGRFKDIFQELYDTRYKKEFEAKNIWYEHRLIDDMVAQMIKSSGGYIMALKNYDGDVQSDIVAQGFGSLGLMTSVLITPDGKTFESEAAHGTVTRHYREHQKGNETSTNPIASIFAWTRGLIQRGKLDETPELVAFAESLEQACIDTVDVDGIMTKDLALACGKKARSDYVTTTEYLNAVERRMKNILKEKL, from the exons ATGATGTCGCGCGCTCATCGCATGccagctccctccctctcttcaACCCTCATTGCTGGCCAGCTGCACGCCCGTTTTGCGACGCAAAGACAAAGGCAATCGACCATCCGCCACGGATTACCCGGCGCTCTCATCATAGGTACCGAGTTACGCACCGAGTACATTTTGCACAAGCCCCGGCAAGCCGCCCTGCGTGTCGCACAGCATCCGCCCTCGACAACGTCATTCAG CAATTCACCTTTTTGGCACCCTTACTCaccgtgcagcagcagcgcgcgcgcccgtcctTGTTTCGGCTACCGCAAGCTTAACGTCGGCGTCTCGGCACAAACCGTCCGCGGCCCCGAGCCGTTCGCGCACTCCGCTGCACTCCGGCTTCCCCCACACCCGCTGTCGCAATTCCGCCTCGGAAGCACCCTGGGGCCTGGCCTGAGTAGCCGACAAACCCCGCGCTCCCTCCCGCTTCTGCATCCCCTAGCCGCCACCTTTTTGAGCCGCCTCTGCCCTACTCGCTCCTATACTTCCTCCGCCATCATGAATTCTGCCGCGAGGAttctctcttcctcttcccgcCAGAGCTTGCGCCGTCTCCAGATTCGCTCCGCCGCTCCCGTCCCCCGTTTTGCCCCGACCTTTGGAGCCGTCCAGACCCTGTCCGCATCCGCCCgcaccatggccaccacgcGCAAGATCAAGGTCAAGAACCCCGTTGTCGagctcgatggcgacgagatgACCCGTGTTATCTGGAAGGATATCAAGGACAAGTTCATCTTCCCGTACCTCGACATCGACCTCAAGTACTACGACCTGGGCCTCGAGTACCGTGACGAGACCAACGACCAGGTCaccctcgatgccgccgaggccatcaagaagTACTCGGTCGGCGTCAAGTgcgccaccatcaccccGGACGAGGCCCGCGTCGAGGAGTTCAAGCTCAAGCAGA TGTGGCTCTCCCCTAATGGCACCATCCGTAACGCGCTAGGCGGCACCGTCTTCCGCGagcccatcgtcatcccTCGCATCCCCCGCCTCGTCCCTGGCTGGGAgaagcccatcatcatcggccgTCACGCCTTTGGCGACCAGTACCGCGCCAAGGACACCGTCATCAAGGGTGCCGGCAAGCTGTCCATGGTCTACACccccgagggcggcgagcctcAGGAGATCGAGGTCTTCCAGTTCAAAaatggcggcggtgtcgccCAGACGCAGTACAACACGGACGAGTCCATCACGGGCTTCGCGCACGCCTCGTTCAAGCTAGCGCTCGACAAGGGCCTGCCCCTGTACATGAGCACCAAGAACACCATCCTCAAGAAGTACGATGGCCGTTTCAAGGATATCTTCCAGGAGCTGTACGACACGCGATACAAGAAGGAATTCGAGGCCAAGAACATTTGGTACGAGCACCGActcatcgacgacatggtCGCCCAGATGATCAAGAGCTCTGGCGGTTACATCATGGCCCTCAAGA ActacgacggcgacgtccaGTCTGACATTGTCGCCCAGGGCTTCGGCTCTCTCGGCCTCATGACGTCTGTCCTCATCACCCCTGACGGCAAGACGTTCGAGTCCGAGGCGGCCCACGGCACCGTCACCCGCCACTACCGCGAGCACCAAAAGGGCAACGAGACGTCGACCAACCCCATTGCCTCCATCTTTGCCTGGACCCGTGGCCTCATCCAGCgcggcaagctcgacgagacccccgagctcgtcgccttTGCCGAGAGCCTCGAGCAGGCCTGCATCGACACGGTCGACGTTGACGGTATCATGACCAAGGATCTGGCCCTGGCATGCGGCAAGAAGGCCCGCTCCGACTACGTCACGACCACGGAGTACCTCAACGCCGTGGAGCGCCGCATGAAGAACAtcctcaaggagaagctgtAA
- the IDP2 gene encoding Isocitrate dehydrogenase (NADP(+)) (EggNog:ENOG503NVZ4~COG:C) — protein sequence MTRFVASLPNVAAALTSTLPLSLSPPLLLSSSHTRRVSNSPFWHPYSPCSSSARARPCFGYRKLNVGVSAQTVRGPEPFAHSAALRLPPHPLSQFRLGSTLGPGLSSRQTPRSLPLLHPLAATFLSRLCPTRSYTSSAIMNSAARILSSSSRQSLRRLQIRSAAPVPRFAPTFGAVQTLSASARTMATTRKIKVKNPVVELDGDEMTRVIWKDIKDKFIFPYLDIDLKYYDLGLEYRDETNDQVTLDAAEAIKKYSVGVKCATITPDEARVEEFKLKQMWLSPNGTIRNALGGTVFREPIVIPRIPRLVPGWEKPIIIGRHAFGDQYRAKDTVIKGAGKLSMVYTPEGGEPQEIEVFQFKNGGGVAQTQYNTDESITGFAHASFKLALDKGLPLYMSTKNTILKKYDGRFKDIFQELYDTRYKKEFEAKNIWYEHRLIDDMVAQMIKSSGGYIMALKNYDGDVQSDIVAQGFGSLGLMTSVLITPDGKTFESEAAHGTVTRHYREHQKGNETSTNPIASIFAWTRGLIQRGKLDETPELVAFAESLEQACIDTVDVDGIMTKDLALACGKKARSDYVTTTEYLNAVERRMKNILKEKL from the exons ATGACACGCTTCGTCGCTTCGCTTCCCAACGTCGCCGCAGCTCTGACTTCGACTTTGCCTTTgtccctctctccccctctcctcctctcctcctctcacACTCGTCGCGTCAGCAATTCACCTTTTTGGCACCCTTACTCaccgtgcagcagcagcgcgcgcgcccgtcctTGTTTCGGCTACCGCAAGCTTAACGTCGGCGTCTCGGCACAAACCGTCCGCGGCCCCGAGCCGTTCGCGCACTCCGCTGCACTCCGGCTTCCCCCACACCCGCTGTCGCAATTCCGCCTCGGAAGCACCCTGGGGCCTGGCCTGAGTAGCCGACAAACCCCGCGCTCCCTCCCGCTTCTGCATCCCCTAGCCGCCACCTTTTTGAGCCGCCTCTGCCCTACTCGCTCCTATACTTCCTCCGCCATCATGAATTCTGCCGCGAGGAttctctcttcctcttcccgcCAGAGCTTGCGCCGTCTCCAGATTCGCTCCGCCGCTCCCGTCCCCCGTTTTGCCCCGACCTTTGGAGCCGTCCAGACCCTGTCCGCATCCGCCCgcaccatggccaccacgcGCAAGATCAAGGTCAAGAACCCCGTTGTCGagctcgatggcgacgagatgACCCGTGTTATCTGGAAGGATATCAAGGACAAGTTCATCTTCCCGTACCTCGACATCGACCTCAAGTACTACGACCTGGGCCTCGAGTACCGTGACGAGACCAACGACCAGGTCaccctcgatgccgccgaggccatcaagaagTACTCGGTCGGCGTCAAGTgcgccaccatcaccccGGACGAGGCCCGCGTCGAGGAGTTCAAGCTCAAGCAGA TGTGGCTCTCCCCTAATGGCACCATCCGTAACGCGCTAGGCGGCACCGTCTTCCGCGagcccatcgtcatcccTCGCATCCCCCGCCTCGTCCCTGGCTGGGAgaagcccatcatcatcggccgTCACGCCTTTGGCGACCAGTACCGCGCCAAGGACACCGTCATCAAGGGTGCCGGCAAGCTGTCCATGGTCTACACccccgagggcggcgagcctcAGGAGATCGAGGTCTTCCAGTTCAAAaatggcggcggtgtcgccCAGACGCAGTACAACACGGACGAGTCCATCACGGGCTTCGCGCACGCCTCGTTCAAGCTAGCGCTCGACAAGGGCCTGCCCCTGTACATGAGCACCAAGAACACCATCCTCAAGAAGTACGATGGCCGTTTCAAGGATATCTTCCAGGAGCTGTACGACACGCGATACAAGAAGGAATTCGAGGCCAAGAACATTTGGTACGAGCACCGActcatcgacgacatggtCGCCCAGATGATCAAGAGCTCTGGCGGTTACATCATGGCCCTCAAGA ActacgacggcgacgtccaGTCTGACATTGTCGCCCAGGGCTTCGGCTCTCTCGGCCTCATGACGTCTGTCCTCATCACCCCTGACGGCAAGACGTTCGAGTCCGAGGCGGCCCACGGCACCGTCACCCGCCACTACCGCGAGCACCAAAAGGGCAACGAGACGTCGACCAACCCCATTGCCTCCATCTTTGCCTGGACCCGTGGCCTCATCCAGCgcggcaagctcgacgagacccccgagctcgtcgccttTGCCGAGAGCCTCGAGCAGGCCTGCATCGACACGGTCGACGTTGACGGTATCATGACCAAGGATCTGGCCCTGGCATGCGGCAAGAAGGCCCGCTCCGACTACGTCACGACCACGGAGTACCTCAACGCCGTGGAGCGCCGCATGAAGAACAtcctcaaggagaagctgtAA
- a CDS encoding uncharacterized protein (COG:S~EggNog:ENOG503P3T6): MADSPSKADDGPHERRSAGYKSWKKKYRKMRIVFDQKMQQSEELHKREDKASATVKRLAVENDRLLDMLLEINNSPQIPPEKRIDVALKPPSDSRSPVLPLDRRQAASAERKDGAAKRLEQLLHDVPHSSYAATRDSHPASVTDLSPPDGEAHPAGFLSADDIDNYIYAVDSAMDPDGKHAALPTLAPRAHPNATPAPHPQIKNPTSVTNWLRKHAPKVFLQDGEHGPSADGGAGDDHADGHHGHGGAGGHTGGRKSRGGRGGERGGRGGTRGKRASAASRLAAERDNHSRHRGGGDWEAGMDDDRDFGSTPVSGRGKRKRDDDPGYRPGGSTSRPAKKKRKSEGGPDGTPVARRSKKDKERDRDRDAAASAPASASRDG; encoded by the exons ATGGCCGACTCACCGAGCAAGGCCGATGACGGCCCCCACGagcggcgcagcgccggcTACAAGTCGTGGAAGAAGAAGTACCGCAAGATGCGCATCGTCTTTGACCAGAAGATGCAGCAGAGCGAGGAGCTGCACAAGCGCGAGGACAAGGCCTCTGCTACGGTGAagcggctggccgtcgagaaCGA CCGCCTGCTCGACATGCTCCTCGAAATCAACAACTCCCCGCAAATTCCCCCAGAGAAgcgcatcgacgtcgccctcaaGCCACCCTCCGACTCGCGGTCGCCCGTCCTCCCCCTCGACCGCCGGCAGGCTGCCAGCGCCGAGcgcaaggacggcgccgccaagcgcctcgagcagctcctccacgaCGTGCCGCACTCTTCGTACGCCGCGACGCGTGACTCCCACCCTGCCAGCGTGACCGACCTCTCCCCGCcagacggcgaggcccaccccgccggcttcctctccgccgacgacatcgacaacTACATCTACGCCGTCGATTCCGCCATGGACCCGGATGGCaagcacgccgccctgcccacGCTCGCCCCCCGAGCACACCCCAACGCCACCCCAGCGCCGCACCCGCAGATTAAGAACCCGACAAGTGTGACCAACTGGCTGCGAAAGCACGCGCCCAAGGTCTTCCTccaggacggcgagcacggccCCAgtgccgacggtggcgccggcgacgatcacgccgacggccaccacggccatggcggcgcaggtggcCACACGGGCGGCCGTAAGTctcgcggcggacgcggcggagagcgcggcggcaggggcggcaCCAGGGGTAAGCGCGCCAGTGCGGCgtcgcgcctcgccgccgaacgGGACAATCACtcccgccaccgcggcggcggcgactgggagGCCGGCATGGACGATGACCGCGACTTTGGCTCCACGCCCGTCAGCGGCCGGGGCAAGCGCAAGCGTGACGACGACCCGGGGTACCGGCCCGGCGGGTCGACCAGTCGCCcagccaagaagaagcgcaagagcgagggcggcccgGACGGCACCCCCGTGGCCCGTCGCTCTAAGAAGGACAAGGAAAGGGATAGGGAcagggacgccgccgcctcggcacCCGCCTCGGCATCCAGAGACGGCTAA
- the SLY1 gene encoding Vesicle trafficking between the ER and Golgi (EggNog:ENOG503NXNB~COG:U~BUSCO:EOG092619MJ) yields the protein MATRGNSLRDRQIASLKKILNLNETVESSEADEAHANGLLAPVAPILDADGNPIWKVLVFDDLGRDVISSVMRVSDLRSMGITMHMHIASARHPIPDVPVIYLLEPTAQNLQSITTDLEKQLYSPAYINFLSSLPRLLLEDFATQTATSGTSEQIAQLFDQYLNFIVAEPDLFSLGMQKQHTYWALNSAKTSDEELDLVVDRIVSGLFSVIVTMGVIPVIRCPKGAAAEMVAARLDRKLRDHILNSKENLFSGPRSTAAGTPSSRPVLILLDRNVDLIPMLSHSWTYQSLVHDVLNMKLNRITIETAVEEGNPAKGTTKKAYDLSSNDFFWAKNAGVPFPQVAEDIDAELTKYKEDTAAITKKTGVTDLEDLQNDTSASAQHLKAAITLLPEMRERKGILDMHMNILAALLSGIKDRQLDNYFQIEENAQKQTKAQIMEIIKDDNKGTVPADKLRLFIIWFLSTEQEVSRADFESFGKALEAAGADTSSLAYVRQVRATTKMTQLTTINNNTNQQPSSDLFGRFSSISSRLTDRLKETGVPTGLSSNFESLISGVKNFLPADRDLTVTKIVESIMDPSTAASSAIAKTEHYLYFDPRSANARGTMPPPSAMRSGAGANAPGGMPGAPGVGQSATFGQRRQGFSEAVVFTVGGGSMDEYGNLQEWVSRTGGDRGRKRVVYGSTELVNAGEFIKEELERLGSELAS from the exons ATGGCGACCAGGGGCAACAGTCTGCGCGATCGCCAGATTG CCTCCCTCAAGAAAATCCTCAACCTCAACGAGACGGTCGAGTcgagcgaggccgacgaggctcACGCCAACGGCCTcctcgcgcccgtcgcccccatactcgacgccgacggcaaccCCATATGGAAGGTGCTGGTCTTTGACGACCTCGGGCGCGATGTCATTAGCAGCGTCATGCGCGTCAGCGACCTGAGGTCCATGGGCATTACCATGCACAT GCACATTGCGAGCGCGCGCCACCCCATACCCGACGTCCCCGTCATCTACCTCCTCGAGCCAACGGCTCAAAATCTCCAGAGCATCACCACCGACTTGGAAAAGCAGCTCTACTCTCCCGCGTACATCAACTTTCTGTCGTCCCTACCAcggctgctcctcgaggactTTGCGACGCAGACGGCCACGTCCGGGACATCGGAGCAGATCGCCCAGCTGTTCGACCAATACCTCAACTTCATCGTTGCAGAGCCGGATCTTTTCAGCCTCGGCATGCAGAAGCAGCACACGTACTGGGCCCTGAACAGCGCCaagacgagcgacgaggagctaGACCTGGTGGTGGACCGAATAGTGAGCGGTCTCTTCAGCGTCATCGTGACGATGG GCGTGATTCCCGTCATCCGCTGTCCAAagggagccgccgcggaaatggtcgccgcccgcctcgaccgcaAGCTCCGAGACCACATTCTCAATTCCAAAGAAAACCTCTTTTCCGGGCCGAGatccacggcggcgggcacgccTAGCTCGAGACCCGTTCTGATTCTCCTAGATCGAAATGTCGACTTGATACCCATGCTGTCTCACTCGTGGACGTATCAGTCTCTGGTTCACGACGTTCTTAATATGAAGCTCAACCGAATCACGATTGAGACGGCCGTCGAAGAAGGCAATCCGGCCAAGGGGACAACGAAGAAGGCCTACGATCTCAGCTCCAATGACTTCTTCTGGGCCAAGAATGCGGGCGTTCCCTTCCCACAGGTGGCCGAGGATATTGACGCCGAGCTGACCAAGTATAAGGAGGACACGGCCGCAATCACCAAGAAGACCGGGGTGACGGACCTGGAGGACCTGCAAAACGACACGAGCGCAAGTGCACAACACCTCAAAGCCGCGATAACATTGCTGCCCGAGATGCGCGAGCGCAAGGGCATCCTCGACATGCACATGAACATCTTGGCGGCGCTACTGTCTGGCATCAAGGACCGCCAGCTGGACAACTACTTCCAAATCGAGGAAAATGCTCAAAAACAGACCAAGGCCCAGATCATGGAGATTATCAAAGACGACAACAAGGGCACGGTGCCAGCAGATAAACTGCGGCTCTTCATCATCTGGTTCCTCAGCACGGAGCAGGAGGTCAGCCGGGCAGACTTTGAGAGCTTCGGCAaggcgctggaggcggctggcgcggaCACATCGTCTCTGGCATACGTTCGACA GGTGCGAGCGACGACCAAGATGACGCAGCTGACCaccatcaacaacaacacaaaCCAGCAGCCGTCGTCGGACCTGTTTGGTCGCTTTTCGTCCATCTCTTCCCGCCTCACAGACCGCCTCAAGGAGACGGGCGTGCCGACGGGACTGTCGTCGAATTTTGAGTCGCTCATCAGCGGCGTCAAGAACTTTCTGCCGGCAGACAGGGACTTGACTGTGACCAAGATTGTCGAGTCGATCATGGACCCGTCtacggcggcgtcttcggcTATCGCCAAGACGGAGCACTACCTGTACTTTGACCCGCGGTCGGCCAACGCGCGGGgaacgatgccgccgcccagcgcgatGCGATCGGGCGCCGGGGCGAACGCACCAGGCGGGATGCCCGGAGCGCCGGGCGTCGGGCAGTCGGCGACGTTcgggcagcgacgacagGGCTTTAGCGAGGCGGTGGTTTTCACAGTGGGCGGAGGCAGCATGGACGAGTATGGCAACCTGCAAGAGTGGGTAAGCAGAACAGGCGGCGACCGAGGACGGAAGCGGGTGGTGTACGGGAGCACCGAGCTGGTGAATGCCGGCGAGTTTatcaaggaggagctggagaggCTGGGCAGCGAGCTCGCATCGTGA